A region of Streptomyces sp. NBC_01750 DNA encodes the following proteins:
- a CDS encoding LLM class F420-dependent oxidoreductase, producing MRLGLNLRYLGNLGAGPDPKASALYVQEAEQLGFSVAWTAEVFSSDAVSLLGWLAAHTSRIDLGTAVMQIPARTPTMTAMTAATLDIISGGRFRLGLGVSGPQVSEGWHGARFDRPLARTREYIDVVRLALRREDVAYDGEYHRLPLPDGPGKALRLGTRPLRKDVPVYLAAVGPRNTTLAGEIADGWLSVFFQPESGALHLANLRAGREKRGKDLTGFDVVATVPVVVGDDLAECADRVRMYTTHYLGGMGSRGQNFYNSLAVRLGYADAARRVQELYLAGKPREAAAAVPQEFLERTALLGPVDRIADGLRAYAEAGVTTLSAMIFPENTPDGVRSLRAITEAFEKSGAGG from the coding sequence ATGCGACTGGGCCTGAACCTGCGCTACTTGGGAAACCTGGGCGCGGGGCCCGACCCCAAAGCCTCGGCGCTCTACGTCCAGGAGGCCGAGCAACTCGGCTTCTCCGTGGCGTGGACGGCCGAGGTGTTCAGCTCCGACGCGGTGTCCCTGCTCGGCTGGCTCGCCGCGCACACCAGCAGGATCGACCTCGGCACCGCGGTGATGCAGATCCCGGCCCGCACCCCCACCATGACGGCGATGACCGCAGCGACCCTCGACATCATTTCCGGCGGTCGTTTCCGGCTCGGTCTCGGCGTCTCCGGGCCACAGGTCTCGGAAGGGTGGCACGGCGCCCGGTTCGACCGGCCGCTGGCACGCACCCGCGAGTACATCGACGTGGTGCGCCTCGCGCTGCGCCGGGAGGACGTCGCGTACGACGGCGAGTACCACCGACTGCCTCTGCCGGACGGGCCCGGCAAGGCGCTGCGCCTCGGGACCCGCCCGCTCCGCAAGGACGTCCCGGTGTATCTGGCCGCTGTGGGGCCACGCAATACGACACTCGCCGGGGAGATCGCGGACGGCTGGCTCTCGGTGTTCTTCCAGCCGGAGTCCGGTGCCCTGCACCTGGCGAATCTGCGCGCCGGACGGGAGAAGCGCGGCAAGGACCTCACCGGGTTCGACGTCGTCGCGACGGTGCCCGTCGTGGTGGGCGACGACCTCGCGGAGTGCGCCGACCGGGTCCGGATGTACACCACCCACTACCTCGGCGGCATGGGGTCACGCGGGCAGAACTTCTACAACAGCCTTGCGGTCCGCCTCGGTTACGCGGATGCCGCACGCCGTGTACAGGAGCTGTACCTGGCCGGCAAACCACGCGAGGCGGCGGCGGCCGTACCCCAGGAGTTCCTGGAACGCACCGCTCTGCTGGGCCCGGTCGACCGGATCGCCGACGGCCTGCGCGCCTACGCCGAAGCGGGCGTGACGACCCTGTCCGCCATGATCTTCCCCGAGAACACGCCCGACGGGGTGCGCAGTCTGCGGGCGATCACCGAGGCATTCGAGAAGTCGGGGGCCGGCGGGTGA
- a CDS encoding methyltransferase family protein — MPDRRQQAIDRNAPDPSDGHTSESASCGSRTGRVTGRRHPEPILRLAALTCRTRVLHSALELDLFSTLAEGPLTEPELRKRLGLHERFSLDFLDALAGLGMLTKDAGRYGERLDEVERAKAVRRRRVGLGVQRSSLA, encoded by the coding sequence ATTCCAGACCGGCGGCAGCAGGCGATCGACCGCAATGCGCCTGATCCCTCTGATGGCCACACATCGGAGAGTGCCAGCTGCGGCTCGCGAACTGGTCGCGTCACGGGCCGGCGGCATCCCGAGCCGATCCTGCGGCTGGCTGCGCTCACCTGTCGGACGAGGGTGCTGCACAGCGCGCTGGAACTGGATCTGTTCAGCACATTGGCCGAAGGCCCGCTGACCGAGCCCGAGTTGCGGAAGCGTCTGGGGCTGCACGAGCGGTTCTCGCTGGACTTCCTTGACGCACTTGCCGGCCTCGGCATGCTGACCAAGGACGCGGGGAGGTACGGGGAGCGGCTCGATGAAGTGGAGCGCGCAAAGGCGGTACGGCGCCGCAGAGTCGGACTCGGCGTCCAGCGCTCGTCCCTGGCGTAG
- a CDS encoding beta-ketoacyl synthase N-terminal-like domain-containing protein → MTGLDVLGLGVVLPGADKPADALAVSAAPAPGWFDVTAALPGRGYRRLPAACQYLLAAAGNALDDAGAAPASTPAERLGVVVGTNNAGMALMDEQDRTILDLDADGISPITAPYFAMSLFASRLAVEHTIHGFTLTTNSPRTAGFDAVQAGARALACGRADLVIVGATEETLPDSEPGAEGSDIGAVALVCARATGAPNPAAYGTCRMRNAFLAPGVAPAVALDETWAALTADGPRPRHVHAVLDDSPTGRAVLDWVDGKAAEVSVSPAGPGCLSPMRHVAALLGAGSGPDRVVVTAAAEGNVAFLRLTNFPDNHPQLHGSR, encoded by the coding sequence ATGACCGGTCTCGATGTGCTCGGACTCGGTGTCGTACTGCCCGGTGCGGACAAGCCGGCCGACGCCCTGGCGGTGTCCGCCGCGCCCGCACCCGGCTGGTTCGATGTCACGGCTGCCCTGCCCGGTCGCGGATACAGGCGACTGCCCGCCGCCTGCCAGTACTTGCTCGCTGCCGCCGGGAACGCCCTGGACGACGCGGGCGCGGCACCGGCCTCGACCCCGGCCGAACGGCTCGGTGTCGTCGTCGGCACCAACAACGCCGGTATGGCGCTGATGGACGAGCAGGACCGCACCATCCTCGACCTGGACGCGGACGGGATCAGTCCGATCACCGCGCCCTATTTCGCGATGAGTCTGTTCGCGTCCCGGCTCGCGGTCGAACACACGATCCACGGATTCACCCTCACGACGAACTCGCCGCGGACCGCGGGTTTCGACGCGGTCCAGGCCGGCGCTCGCGCGCTGGCCTGCGGCCGGGCGGACCTCGTCATCGTCGGCGCGACCGAGGAAACACTGCCGGACAGCGAGCCGGGCGCCGAAGGCAGTGACATCGGTGCCGTCGCCCTGGTCTGCGCCCGGGCCACGGGCGCGCCCAACCCCGCGGCCTACGGCACCTGTCGTATGCGTAACGCCTTCCTCGCACCCGGCGTCGCGCCCGCCGTCGCGCTCGACGAAACCTGGGCGGCACTGACCGCCGACGGGCCGCGGCCGCGCCATGTGCACGCGGTTCTCGACGACTCGCCCACGGGCCGGGCCGTCCTCGACTGGGTGGACGGCAAGGCGGCCGAGGTCTCCGTCTCCCCGGCCGGCCCCGGCTGTCTGTCGCCGATGCGCCATGTGGCCGCGCTGCTCGGTGCCGGGAGCGGTCCCGACCGCGTCGTCGTCACCGCCGCAGCCGAGGGCAACGTGGCGTTCCTGCGACTGACAAATTTCCCTGACAACCACCCTCAGCTGCACGGGAGTCGGTAA
- a CDS encoding fluoride efflux transporter FluC, with amino-acid sequence MTGVREPFRAHLRGGVLAAVALGGLLGGTARYALGLAFPAPGATFPWTTFAVNVSGSFALALLLFYVFEAWPPTLYVRPFAAVGFLGAFTTFSTWMVDTDRLLGHGHYAAAALNIVGSLFAGAAATVLGLAIGRLTSARHIRLDARRGRARRYGWWVR; translated from the coding sequence GTGACGGGAGTTCGGGAGCCGTTCCGCGCGCATCTGCGCGGGGGCGTCCTGGCGGCGGTCGCGCTCGGCGGCCTGCTGGGCGGGACGGCCCGTTACGCGCTGGGGCTGGCCTTCCCCGCGCCTGGGGCGACGTTCCCGTGGACGACATTCGCCGTCAACGTGTCCGGATCGTTCGCGCTGGCGCTGCTGCTCTTTTATGTGTTCGAGGCCTGGCCGCCGACCCTGTACGTGCGGCCGTTCGCCGCCGTCGGCTTCCTCGGCGCCTTCACCACCTTCTCGACCTGGATGGTCGACACCGATCGCCTGCTGGGCCACGGCCACTACGCAGCCGCGGCGTTGAACATCGTCGGGAGCCTCTTCGCCGGGGCGGCCGCCACCGTTCTGGGCCTGGCCATCGGCCGGCTGACGTCGGCCCGGCACATACGGCTCGACGCGCGGCGCGGGCGCGCCCGCCGATACGGCTGGTGGGTGCGGTGA
- a CDS encoding acyl carrier protein, translated as MSENTTSTAGLDLDELRTIVADALELPTEEVTDEAHFVNDLQVDSLMALEIVVNLEKRYGIKVAESDFKELTNVLQVHGLVESKLKEQAHAA; from the coding sequence ATGTCCGAGAACACCACGTCCACCGCCGGCCTCGACCTCGACGAGCTGCGCACGATCGTCGCCGACGCCCTCGAACTCCCCACGGAAGAAGTCACGGACGAGGCGCACTTCGTGAACGACCTCCAGGTGGACTCGCTGATGGCTCTCGAGATCGTCGTGAATCTGGAGAAGCGATACGGCATCAAGGTCGCCGAGTCCGACTTCAAGGAGCTCACCAACGTGCTCCAGGTCCACGGACTCGTCGAATCCAAGCTCAAGGAACAGGCCCACGCCGCCTGA
- a CDS encoding SDR family oxidoreductase, with translation MITEIQGSWSLVLGVSSGFGRATARALAARGGNIIGVHFDTSDGAEAAAKFAGELRDLGVSAHFFNLNAASASTRSEVITQAAELTGAQGVRIVLHSLAFGSLLPFVPTPEKPEVITSRQMAMTVDVMAHSLVYWVQDLLAAGLLPRGAKIYGMTSAGSTQVLDSYGAVSAAKATLEAHLRQLAAELAPRGVAVNALRAGTTLTPALDKIPNSAEYAELCRARNPHGRLTEPEDVAEAIVLLSMSDSSWLTGNVIGVDGGELLTA, from the coding sequence ATGATTACTGAGATCCAGGGGTCCTGGTCCCTCGTCCTCGGCGTGTCCAGTGGCTTCGGACGGGCGACAGCACGCGCGCTCGCGGCCCGCGGCGGAAACATCATCGGAGTCCACTTCGACACCTCCGACGGAGCCGAGGCCGCGGCGAAGTTCGCCGGCGAACTGCGCGACCTCGGGGTGTCCGCCCACTTCTTCAACCTCAACGCGGCCAGCGCCTCCACCCGTTCCGAGGTGATTACCCAAGCCGCCGAGCTGACGGGCGCCCAAGGGGTGCGGATCGTCCTGCACTCGCTCGCCTTCGGCTCACTGCTGCCCTTCGTGCCCACCCCCGAGAAGCCGGAGGTGATCACTTCCAGGCAGATGGCGATGACTGTCGACGTCATGGCCCACAGCCTCGTGTACTGGGTCCAGGACCTTCTCGCGGCAGGACTTCTGCCCCGTGGAGCGAAGATCTACGGCATGACCAGTGCGGGCAGCACCCAGGTCCTGGACAGCTACGGAGCGGTCTCCGCGGCCAAGGCCACGCTGGAGGCTCATCTGCGCCAGCTCGCCGCCGAACTGGCCCCGCGCGGTGTGGCGGTCAACGCGCTCCGGGCCGGCACCACCCTGACGCCCGCCCTCGACAAGATCCCGAACAGCGCCGAGTACGCCGAACTGTGCCGTGCGCGCAATCCCCACGGGCGGCTCACCGAGCCGGAGGACGTCGCAGAGGCGATCGTCCTGCTGTCGATGAGCGATTCGTCCTGGCTCACGGGCAACGTGATCGGCGTCGACGGCGGCGAACTGCTCACCGCATGA
- a CDS encoding NAD-dependent formate dehydrogenase → MAKILAVLYPDPVGGYPPDYARDEIPTITGYPGGQTAPTPQAIDFAPGHLLGCVSGELGLRRFLEDRGHTFVVTSDKEGADSTLDHELPDTDVVISQPFWPAYLTPERIAAAPRLRLAITAGIGSDHVDLPSAISHGMTVAEVTFSNSISVSEHAVMQILTLVHNYMPAHEWVTTKKGWNIADSVSRAYDLEGMDVGVLGSGRIGQAVLRRLKPFDVTLHYCDVHRLSKKVEEELELTWHPDARSLASSVDVLSIHTPLHPQTKNLFDDELIGAMKRGSYIVNTARALIVNRDAVVRALNSGQLAGYAGDVWYPQPPPPDHPWRTMPYEAMTPHVSGSTLSAQARYAAGTREILECWLDGHPIRPEYLIVEGGGLAGTGASSYTVAG, encoded by the coding sequence ATGGCAAAAATCCTTGCGGTGCTCTATCCGGATCCCGTGGGCGGATATCCTCCCGACTACGCCCGCGACGAGATTCCCACCATCACCGGCTATCCGGGCGGTCAGACCGCGCCGACCCCGCAGGCCATCGATTTCGCCCCGGGGCACCTCCTCGGCTGCGTCTCCGGAGAACTGGGACTGCGCCGGTTCCTGGAGGACCGGGGTCACACCTTCGTCGTCACGAGCGACAAGGAAGGGGCGGACTCCACCCTGGATCACGAGCTTCCCGACACCGACGTGGTCATCTCGCAGCCATTCTGGCCCGCCTATCTGACCCCCGAGCGCATCGCCGCGGCTCCCCGGCTCAGACTCGCGATCACCGCGGGGATCGGGTCGGACCACGTCGATCTGCCGAGCGCCATCTCCCATGGCATGACCGTGGCCGAGGTGACTTTCAGCAACAGCATCAGTGTGTCGGAGCACGCCGTGATGCAGATCCTCACCCTGGTGCACAACTACATGCCGGCTCACGAGTGGGTGACCACCAAGAAGGGATGGAACATCGCCGACAGCGTCTCGCGCGCCTACGACCTCGAAGGCATGGACGTCGGCGTCCTCGGCTCCGGCCGTATCGGCCAGGCGGTACTGCGCCGCCTCAAGCCGTTCGACGTCACGCTGCACTACTGCGACGTGCACCGGCTGTCCAAGAAGGTCGAGGAGGAGCTGGAGCTGACCTGGCATCCCGACGCCCGTTCGCTGGCCTCCTCCGTCGATGTGCTGTCGATCCACACTCCGCTGCATCCACAGACGAAGAACCTCTTCGACGACGAGCTGATCGGGGCCATGAAGCGCGGTTCGTACATCGTCAACACCGCACGGGCGCTCATCGTCAACCGGGACGCCGTGGTGCGGGCCCTCAACAGCGGCCAACTGGCCGGTTACGCCGGTGACGTCTGGTACCCGCAGCCGCCACCGCCCGACCATCCCTGGCGCACCATGCCCTACGAGGCGATGACGCCGCACGTGTCCGGGTCGACCCTCTCGGCGCAGGCACGCTACGCGGCCGGTACGCGGGAGATCCTGGAGTGCTGGCTCGACGGGCACCCCATTCGCCCGGAGTACCTGATCGTCGAAGGCGGTGGGCTCGCCGGGACGGGAGCGAGCTCCTACACGGTCGCCGGATGA
- a CDS encoding acyl-CoA thioesterase yields MADLFTVRVTVRGYETDAQGHLNGNVYLQHAEHARWELLRAAGIEQNALLAKGVGPINLESTIRYHREVVAGDDVDITCAFIFGEGKSFRVEQTFHRTDDNTLVAEVFNVGGLLDLKARKLVADPREYFRAVASDPGVFGL; encoded by the coding sequence ATGGCAGACCTGTTTACTGTGCGAGTTACCGTCCGCGGTTACGAGACGGATGCCCAGGGCCACCTCAATGGAAATGTGTATCTGCAGCATGCGGAGCACGCGCGCTGGGAGTTGCTGCGGGCCGCCGGCATCGAGCAGAACGCACTGCTGGCGAAGGGCGTCGGCCCGATCAATCTGGAGAGCACGATCAGGTACCACCGCGAGGTGGTCGCGGGTGATGACGTCGACATCACCTGCGCCTTCATCTTCGGGGAGGGCAAGTCGTTCCGGGTGGAGCAGACCTTCCACCGTACGGACGACAACACCCTCGTGGCCGAGGTCTTCAACGTCGGCGGTCTGCTCGACCTGAAGGCACGCAAGCTGGTCGCCGACCCGCGCGAGTACTTCCGCGCCGTGGCCTCGGACCCTGGCGTGTTCGGCCTCTGA
- a CDS encoding DUF6059 family protein produces MPPARDATSSRAAAGTLRCVAIRGIRRIAVDRLLPPVWNGLVALGMLYAAAGRAPAEPPLAGPPEGHPERVRADVPLTVDERTLARCLPPLRRPEQEG; encoded by the coding sequence ATGCCGCCGGCCCGTGACGCGACCAGTTCGCGAGCCGCAGCTGGCACTCTCCGATGTGTGGCCATCAGAGGGATCAGGCGCATTGCGGTCGATCGCCTGCTGCCGCCGGTCTGGAATGGGCTGGTGGCCTTAGGAATGCTGTACGCGGCCGCGGGGAGGGCCCCGGCCGAGCCACCACTCGCCGGGCCGCCCGAGGGACACCCCGAGCGGGTGCGTGCCGACGTACCGCTGACCGTTGATGAGCGCACGCTCGCCCGCTGCCTGCCCCCTCTGCGCCGGCCGGAGCAAGAAGGTTGA
- a CDS encoding FAD-dependent oxidoreductase, whose protein sequence is MYDVIVVGARCAGAPTAMLFARAGYRVLMVDKARYPRDTMSTLYIHQPGVALLQRWGILDAVTATGCPPMEKARHQVADVRLEGCSWPVDGISAAYAPRRYLLDRILADAAVAAGAEFREQCTVDDLLFEGDRVVGVGIRTAAGRSEERARLVVGADGMRSKVAALAGAPVVCEDPLMTCVYYSFWSGLPTGFEVYQSTGRWAGFVPTNDGLTLVGTYFPQSEFDTVRADVRRAFLGNVAAAAPGLDERLAAATQEDRLYGTGDQRNFFRQASGPGWALVGDAGHHKDSITGKGITDAFRQATALTGCVADGLQDRPRLDAALRRYAIDRDELVMDGYRDTLAVAELRPNRRLALMRAIADDPVMIERFFSTVSGACPSSELITPEWRERARA, encoded by the coding sequence GTGTACGACGTCATAGTGGTGGGCGCACGCTGCGCCGGGGCCCCGACGGCCATGCTCTTCGCCCGGGCCGGCTACCGCGTCCTGATGGTGGACAAGGCCCGCTACCCCCGCGACACCATGTCCACCCTCTACATCCATCAGCCCGGTGTGGCCCTGCTCCAGCGGTGGGGCATCCTCGACGCGGTCACGGCCACCGGCTGTCCGCCGATGGAAAAGGCCCGCCACCAGGTGGCGGACGTCCGGCTGGAGGGGTGCTCGTGGCCCGTCGACGGAATCAGCGCCGCCTACGCGCCCCGCCGCTATCTGCTGGACCGGATCCTCGCCGACGCGGCTGTCGCGGCCGGCGCGGAGTTCCGGGAGCAGTGCACGGTGGACGACCTCCTCTTCGAGGGGGACCGGGTGGTCGGGGTCGGCATCCGGACCGCGGCCGGACGGTCCGAGGAACGCGCCCGGCTGGTGGTCGGTGCGGACGGCATGCGGTCCAAGGTGGCGGCGCTGGCCGGTGCGCCCGTCGTCTGTGAAGACCCCCTGATGACGTGTGTCTACTACAGCTTCTGGTCGGGCCTGCCGACCGGCTTCGAGGTGTACCAGTCGACCGGACGGTGGGCGGGTTTCGTGCCCACCAACGACGGGCTGACGCTCGTGGGAACGTACTTCCCGCAGTCCGAGTTCGACACCGTACGGGCGGATGTCCGGCGCGCGTTCCTCGGCAATGTGGCCGCCGCCGCGCCCGGTCTGGACGAACGGCTGGCAGCCGCCACCCAGGAGGACCGGCTCTACGGAACCGGTGACCAGCGGAATTTCTTCCGGCAGGCATCGGGCCCCGGCTGGGCGCTCGTGGGCGACGCGGGCCACCACAAGGACTCGATCACGGGCAAGGGCATCACCGACGCCTTCCGGCAGGCGACGGCCCTGACGGGCTGTGTTGCGGACGGCCTGCAGGACCGGCCCCGGCTGGACGCCGCGCTGCGCCGATACGCCATCGACCGCGACGAGTTGGTCATGGACGGCTACCGGGACACCCTGGCGGTGGCCGAGCTCCGGCCGAATCGCCGTCTGGCGCTGATGCGCGCCATCGCGGACGATCCGGTGATGATCGAGCGTTTCTTCTCCACCGTCTCCGGAGCGTGCCCGTCCAGTGAACTGATCACGCCGGAGTGGCGAGAACGGGCGCGGGCCTGA
- a CDS encoding helix-turn-helix transcriptional regulator — MIGELAAMQRETTASLLPALNEAMAAGLLICPGEQAVLQHELIRRAIAEALPPAVRLALNNDIDTLRNQRRANVPLTPELLLSQGVTIVKTPPVPASVPAVAQGSVSQRLTGRLVPALLLARSARTEPLTLGSTEELRTELTAILADAHAVAPGKADAAARNIVSLFADDERRVWGNARSILDSRTEADGDADAVTATTVISNLEWSAGNLTEGLRWGRQAVSRIGRSTPTMWRPYVRLALASKLSDLGQFDEAELLIRTAREEAERAGLTDHAAAILITRSRLLLQSSRLQEAQDAAQAGLSAAVEAGSSWVIPVGQAVLILVALRRGDLSSAADYVWRTRAVVGADSTVFPSIHFSWGECLVATAQLGPRRTAELLTTQYADLLTQRQLFVEEPGAAPWFVRLALAADDAPLAAAVVASVEALAAANTEHHSVCVSAAHARGLLERDAAALRRASREHLSPCSGALAEEDLGVLFSADEGRNGALAQGCLQAALHRFEQIGAKADADRVRDLLRDNSLPAAPIPAPAPARPPVDTPAGWDALTEAERAIARLVGDGLTNRQIARRVSLSPHTVNYHLRVIFRKLDINSRVEVARYLAQGA; from the coding sequence ATGATCGGTGAACTGGCCGCGATGCAGCGCGAGACAACGGCGTCCTTACTCCCCGCACTGAACGAGGCCATGGCCGCGGGGTTGCTCATCTGCCCCGGTGAGCAAGCGGTGCTCCAGCACGAACTGATCCGGCGGGCGATAGCGGAGGCATTGCCTCCGGCAGTGCGGCTCGCTCTGAACAATGACATCGACACGCTACGGAATCAGCGGCGCGCGAACGTGCCGCTCACACCCGAACTTCTGCTGTCGCAGGGCGTGACCATCGTAAAGACGCCACCCGTCCCGGCTTCCGTGCCGGCTGTCGCGCAGGGCTCTGTCTCACAGCGTCTGACCGGCCGCCTGGTACCCGCCCTGCTGCTGGCCAGGAGTGCGCGTACGGAGCCGCTGACACTGGGCTCGACCGAGGAACTGCGGACCGAACTCACCGCCATCCTGGCCGACGCGCACGCCGTCGCACCGGGGAAGGCCGACGCGGCAGCCCGCAATATCGTCTCTCTGTTTGCCGACGACGAGCGCCGCGTGTGGGGTAATGCGCGGTCGATCCTCGACTCGCGCACGGAGGCGGACGGCGACGCGGACGCCGTGACGGCCACGACAGTGATCTCCAATCTGGAGTGGTCCGCGGGCAACCTGACCGAGGGGCTGCGGTGGGGGCGGCAGGCGGTGAGTCGCATCGGCCGGTCCACACCAACGATGTGGCGTCCGTACGTACGACTTGCACTGGCCTCCAAACTGTCCGACCTCGGCCAGTTCGACGAAGCCGAACTGCTGATACGGACTGCCCGGGAGGAAGCCGAGCGGGCGGGGCTCACGGACCACGCGGCGGCGATCCTGATCACCCGTTCCCGGTTGCTCCTCCAGTCGAGCCGGCTCCAGGAGGCGCAGGACGCCGCCCAGGCCGGGCTGTCCGCCGCCGTGGAGGCGGGCAGCAGCTGGGTCATCCCCGTCGGGCAGGCGGTCCTCATCCTGGTTGCCCTGCGCCGCGGGGACCTGTCATCGGCCGCGGACTATGTGTGGCGCACCCGGGCTGTGGTGGGCGCGGACAGCACGGTGTTCCCCTCGATCCATTTCTCCTGGGGGGAGTGTCTGGTGGCCACGGCCCAGCTCGGCCCGCGGCGGACGGCCGAGCTGCTCACCACCCAGTACGCGGATCTGCTGACGCAGCGGCAACTGTTCGTCGAGGAACCGGGCGCCGCGCCATGGTTCGTCAGACTGGCTCTCGCCGCCGACGACGCGCCGCTCGCGGCGGCCGTGGTCGCCTCGGTGGAGGCGCTCGCGGCCGCCAATACCGAGCACCACTCGGTGTGTGTCTCGGCGGCGCATGCCCGGGGACTCCTGGAGAGGGACGCCGCCGCGTTGCGCCGAGCCTCCAGGGAGCATCTCAGCCCCTGCTCCGGAGCGTTGGCGGAAGAGGATCTCGGTGTGCTGTTCTCCGCGGACGAGGGCAGGAACGGGGCGCTGGCTCAGGGCTGTCTGCAGGCAGCCCTGCACAGGTTCGAGCAGATCGGGGCGAAGGCGGACGCGGACCGGGTGCGTGACCTGCTGAGGGACAACAGTCTCCCGGCAGCTCCGATTCCGGCACCGGCTCCGGCCCGCCCGCCCGTGGACACGCCTGCCGGGTGGGATGCCCTCACCGAGGCCGAGCGGGCCATCGCCCGTCTGGTCGGCGACGGTCTGACGAATCGCCAGATCGCCCGGCGGGTAAGCCTGTCCCCGCACACCGTGAACTATCACCTGCGAGTGATATTCCGGAAGCTCGACATCAATTCGCGGGTGGAAGTGGCCCGTTACCTTGCACAAGGCGCTTGA
- a CDS encoding alpha/beta hydrolase, translating into MSKQLMAVCAAPLVATRAAYSAFHPPRTAQRRRPDQFGLQTEELTIAAPGRTRLSAWLCRGDPGRVVLLGHGLGLEKSRSLPYARFLHRGGYTVLLFDFRNHGDSSQDRGFAGFDRRFAEDAVAAATHLRAMPEFAEARLALYGFSLSSFAMLRALAALHGAVHAVVCDSGPACDPPAISPNLLRSGLLPVPAVMREAPARPVVEYVFRMLNHITMGASGDWPPTPDRPAYATTPMLFIAGGADSVVPADEILRLARPYPRAETLVVPGAKHLRAMWTDKDQYTSTVLEFLERCLDPTKAVR; encoded by the coding sequence GTGAGCAAGCAGCTGATGGCGGTGTGCGCCGCGCCCCTGGTCGCGACCCGTGCGGCGTACTCCGCTTTCCATCCACCCCGTACCGCGCAACGACGGAGACCGGACCAATTCGGTCTCCAGACCGAGGAGTTGACCATCGCCGCCCCCGGCCGCACCCGCCTCAGCGCCTGGCTGTGCCGGGGGGACCCGGGCCGGGTGGTGCTTCTCGGTCACGGCCTCGGGCTGGAGAAGTCCCGCAGTCTGCCGTACGCCCGCTTCCTTCACCGGGGCGGATACACGGTGCTGCTCTTCGACTTCCGCAATCACGGTGACAGCTCCCAGGACCGCGGTTTCGCGGGATTCGACCGGCGCTTCGCCGAGGACGCCGTCGCGGCGGCCACCCACCTCCGGGCCATGCCGGAATTCGCCGAAGCCCGCCTGGCCCTCTACGGATTCTCGCTGTCCTCGTTCGCGATGCTGCGCGCGCTCGCCGCGTTGCACGGCGCGGTCCACGCCGTGGTGTGCGACAGCGGCCCCGCCTGCGATCCGCCCGCGATCTCCCCGAACCTGCTGCGCTCAGGGCTGCTGCCCGTCCCCGCCGTCATGCGGGAAGCCCCTGCCCGGCCCGTGGTGGAGTACGTGTTCCGCATGCTCAATCACATCACGATGGGCGCCTCGGGCGACTGGCCTCCGACGCCGGACCGGCCGGCCTACGCCACCACCCCGATGCTGTTCATCGCCGGCGGCGCGGACTCCGTCGTACCTGCCGACGAGATCCTGCGCCTGGCGCGCCCGTACCCGCGCGCCGAGACCCTGGTCGTTCCCGGTGCGAAACACCTGCGCGCGATGTGGACCGACAAGGACCAGTACACGTCGACCGTCCTCGAATTCCTCGAGCGTTGCCTCGACCCGACGAAAGCGGTGCGCTGA
- the fabG gene encoding 3-oxoacyl-ACP reductase FabG → MSDSHRPVALVSGGSRGIGRAVVIRLARDGYDVAFCYRSDAEAADQVVKEATELGARVAARRVDVSDPAAARAFVELMESELGPLDAVVTSAGVTRDNPLVLMRDEQWRDVIATNLDGTYNICRAAVFSLMKRRTGTITTLSSVAGVHGNATQSNYSASKAGIIGFTRALAKECGKYGIRVNSVAPGLIETDMTAALSGEARESILGKIPLARFGSPDDVADLVSFLVSPRAGYISGQVLGVDGGLVV, encoded by the coding sequence ATGTCAGACAGTCATCGTCCTGTCGCCCTCGTCTCCGGCGGCTCCCGGGGCATCGGGCGGGCCGTGGTGATCCGGCTCGCCCGGGACGGCTACGACGTGGCGTTCTGCTACCGCTCCGACGCGGAGGCCGCCGACCAGGTGGTGAAGGAAGCCACCGAACTCGGAGCACGTGTGGCCGCCCGCCGGGTCGACGTCTCGGACCCCGCCGCGGCCCGCGCCTTCGTGGAGCTCATGGAATCCGAACTCGGGCCCCTGGACGCCGTCGTCACCTCCGCGGGCGTCACCCGTGACAATCCGCTCGTGCTGATGCGAGACGAGCAGTGGCGGGACGTCATCGCCACCAACCTCGACGGTACGTACAACATCTGCCGGGCTGCGGTCTTCTCCCTGATGAAGCGGCGCACCGGGACGATCACCACCCTGTCCTCGGTCGCCGGGGTCCACGGCAACGCCACCCAGTCCAACTACTCGGCGTCCAAGGCGGGCATCATCGGCTTCACCCGGGCGCTCGCGAAGGAGTGCGGCAAGTACGGGATTCGCGTCAACTCGGTCGCGCCCGGACTCATCGAGACGGACATGACCGCGGCGCTGTCCGGCGAGGCCAGGGAGAGCATCCTGGGGAAGATCCCGCTGGCCCGCTTCGGTTCCCCGGACGACGTCGCCGACCTGGTGTCCTTCCTGGTCTCCCCGCGTGCGGGCTACATCAGCGGCCAAGTGCTCGGCGTGGACGGCGGGCTGGTCGTCTGA